A window from Synechococcus sp. RSCCF101 encodes these proteins:
- a CDS encoding SDR family NAD(P)-dependent oxidoreductase: protein MTATPAAPRTVMISGATGGIGRAIAEHLLQEKHRLSLGCREPEALAGTPLGEDPLVQRVAYEATDPDAAERWVARAVDRFGGVDTVVNVAGILSRVPFLFAEGDEAEIRRCFEVNVLGPWWLTRAAWPQLLAHGQGRVINLSSMSGKRVKGTMAAYPVSKFALQALGQAMRNEGWEAGIRVTSICPAWVNTSMASRVPVDPTSMIQPAQIAELVAGLLRLGNAAIPQELALNSQLEIG, encoded by the coding sequence ATGACCGCCACGCCTGCAGCACCCCGCACCGTGATGATCAGCGGGGCCACCGGCGGCATCGGCCGGGCCATCGCCGAGCACTTGCTGCAGGAGAAGCACCGCCTGAGCCTCGGCTGCCGGGAGCCGGAGGCGCTGGCGGGCACCCCCCTGGGCGAGGACCCACTGGTGCAGCGGGTCGCCTACGAGGCCACCGATCCGGATGCCGCCGAGCGCTGGGTGGCCCGGGCCGTGGATCGCTTCGGGGGAGTGGACACGGTGGTGAATGTGGCCGGCATCCTGAGCCGGGTGCCATTTCTGTTCGCTGAAGGCGACGAGGCGGAGATCCGTCGCTGCTTCGAGGTGAATGTGCTCGGCCCTTGGTGGCTGACCCGGGCCGCCTGGCCCCAGCTGCTGGCCCATGGTCAGGGCCGGGTGATCAACCTCTCCTCCATGTCGGGCAAGCGGGTGAAGGGCACCATGGCGGCCTACCCGGTGAGCAAGTTCGCGCTCCAGGCCCTCGGCCAGGCCATGCGCAACGAAGGATGGGAGGCCGGCATCCGGGTCACCTCGATCTGCCCGGCCTGGGTGAACACCAGCATGGCCAGCCGGGTGCCGGTCGATCCAACCAGCATGATCCAGCCCGCCCAGATCGCCGAGCTGGTGGCGGGTCTGCTGCGGCTGGGCAACGCGGCGATTCCCCAGGAGCTGGCGCTCAACAGCCAGCTGGAGATCGGCTGA
- a CDS encoding thioesterase family protein, whose product MEPRPWLSLPRTARFGDTDGAGVMHFHQLLRWCHEAYEESLERFGIPAAAIFPTAGRPLAVALPISHCQADFLAPVHCGEPLRIVLTPRRLDPTAFEVGYTLHREGSGGEAAETAGVPPLARALSRHVAIDAASRRRCPLPDPIARWLEASGLGRGVQAL is encoded by the coding sequence ACCGATGGGGCGGGGGTGATGCACTTCCACCAGCTGCTGCGCTGGTGCCACGAGGCCTATGAGGAGAGTCTCGAACGCTTCGGCATCCCGGCCGCCGCGATCTTTCCCACAGCGGGCCGCCCTCTGGCCGTGGCCCTGCCGATCAGCCACTGCCAGGCCGACTTCCTGGCCCCGGTGCACTGCGGCGAGCCGCTGCGGATCGTGCTCACACCGCGGCGCCTGGATCCCACCGCCTTCGAGGTGGGCTACACGCTGCATCGAGAGGGATCAGGGGGCGAGGCCGCCGAGACGGCGGGAGTGCCCCCTCTGGCCAGGGCCCTGAGCCGGCATGTGGCGATCGATGCGGCCTCGCGCCGGCGCTGCCCCCTGCCCGACCCCATCGCCCGCTGGCTGGAGGCCTCCGGCCTCGGCCGGGGCGTGCAAGCTCTCTGA